atattatattaaataagtAAGCCTATAATCCAGAATACATTGTACATGACGGCATAGTTTTGTATGCGTAATACACTTGCAATCTTTATATAAATGGTCAGTCAAGTCACTGAACTGACGAACagatttttttgttattgtgtttctgtCTCTATCTATGTCTGTtactctctgtatgtgtggtggAGTAGCTGGGCAAAGACAAAAAAGGGTGTATGTATCCGCCAGCTGCCTGCagtctacttccaaaactccaaagctgcttgctgtcagatttggttctgagggtacaagttcagtgtatcaacaacactcaataacattttatgtgatgtgttaatcaattaaattcccaacaatttcacaacagctagttctggagtaggccattcaactagcccgcttgcttacgacgagactcaggctgcgcagtcggcacccgcttccttatttgggttttgggttgccaggttgtatgtgtagggtgtatttcatacacaatctggcaacctgaatggatcaatgattttaaaatgaagtttgatggccatgcaaattacgggagttttccgggagaaataacaaaacgggagggtgctgggagatgaccttgaaatacgggagaaaaacgggagtgttgacaagTATGGTCTTACACCTGGCTCAACTTTGTGTCAAGTGCGACGCAAGTCTTGCTCCTATTTTACACCCAAGGCAATGATAAATTGTTCGGCATGCGCTACAGTTCAATTGAACATTGTGTTTATGGGCGTGTCAATTGGAAAAAAATAGGTGTGTggaactcccaaaaacaaacactagCGAAAAGCCGGTAGGCCCAAGCTACTACTACCAGGCCTACGCCTACTTCCATTCACAAAAAGTGCTACACATCTACCCAGGAATTCAAGTAGACTACTTCCAATTTTCAGGATCAAATAGCTAAACGAGCCCCCAAATGTCAAAACTACCTGGCTCAAGGCAGGAATGACATTGGGAGACCACACCGATATTATGTTTCAGTGGCGGAATGCGTTATTGGTAGTGTACAATAgagatttttagacaatgcgctaggccactagcctggctaacgtcagacctcatttCATTGAgatagggtctgggaactagacattaattttctcgtatttgaaacatgGTTTACAAATGCCCAgtgccgtttattgggcgctacgaatgtctatcaaatgcgtctgtacgtagctcatagcGGCTTCgatgtgtcgtcatcgtcttgctgccctccctccgttctgtgattggttgagGTGAAAATGAAGTCcgtagaatccaggctgcctagcagcatgggaaaacccaggctactaGGCCattccctaggttgttaattaccacacccctggacgtattgtttaaaaaatagacgtgcaaaataagaaaataaactttgcgctgggtggaaaacgagttttacggcATGCACCAGGGTGCAAAATAGGGGACTAGAGGAATATTTGAGtctgaagcatagacagtaaaacaaGGTCTCGCATCAAGGTCTCGcattggaacatcaacgaacatcaCTAACCATTCGGTAagttgcacagttttaaaagtgaacattaagggttgttttaacccttagaacccgattgacgcaaagtgcgtcaaaaaaaaacacctgtttgaaacctttattgcatgacagagcagaagtggggctttccaaagagactacacacttgtctgtacgatcaagtatgaaaatcatgaaattgcattcaaattgcatcatgtttagagtctatacttctctgtgttcacctgcgaacccattactctcgtttgaattactcgcgaacctgtggtcgcatagatatggcaagcatatcagatgaaagaggagactcatggctatccattggtaccatgtatatcgatccttctggcttatgaaaacagacgaagtgactgcaaaactagatgtaccacagagcggtacaaaatatgaccgccgcccagtccagcacattttttacacaaaaataagtcacgctgaaaggcatatatgattctgtctcactaaattgcattatgcacactcaattctcactggtatatgctagacaacaagtaccaaaacatgatttagttcatagatttcacatgtaaaatacattttatacaaccccacccccatcttgcctgtttataattattagaaattcttgaattgtgtgcgtgtacatgtttatgtttatgtgtgtgtgggtgtgcatgcatgtgcttgtgtgtgtgtgcaatatctCAAGataacttggcatgcattcggagggtgtcataatgattctACAGTTtaaatttcatgcagttttgactatgtcagccagagatattgtttttaaaacacctaattattttatttttaatttttaactaggtggcactatacatgaaatgagtggtaatgggatcggttgacatggccccttaagatcaacatacaaaaaaggtggtcctcctaaaccctacggttctcgagatattcacagaaaactgtgtctgctctaccctcctttcggggggtccagtccagtggggggggctacagatcaaaacgaaaaacgatggttccatgctatccatgtggggctacatgcccactaagtttcgtgtaccccggtctttcagtgtcccaggaatccttgacggaaatgtggccatgcgaaaaagaaaaaaaaaactagatgtaccgcagagcggtacaaaatatgaccgccgcccagtccagcacattttttccgcaaaaataaatcacgctgaaattgattctaactgtctcactaaattgcattatccacactcaattctcactggtatctgctagacaagtctagtaaaacatgattagttcatagatttcacatgtaaaattcattttatacaaccccacccccatcttgcctgttcataattctgagaaattcttgtgtgcatgtacatgtttatgtttgtgtgtgtgtgtgcatgcttgtgtgtgtgtctgtgtttgtgcatgtgcatgcatgcatacatatgtctactgtgcatacatatgtctactatgattactgtgaatgtatgtgtgtgcgtgtgtatctgtttatgcatatgtgtgcacatggaatgggttaagatgacccctggaggcaaacatacggaaaacattggtcatcctaggccctacggttctcaagatattcacagaaaactgtgtctgccctaccctcctttcggggggttcagtccggctacagatcaaaacaaaaaatgatggttccatgctatccatgtggggttacatgcccaccaagtttcgtgtaccccagtctttcagtgtcccgggagtccttgttggtgtacggtcactaaatgtacacataaattattttattgtaaggccccccaggtgtcataatgatcctacacttcccgggaatccttgacggaaatttggacatgcgaaaaagaaaaaaaaaaatctgactaaacctttttttaaccttttaactaaaccttcgctgcgcggcggccataataattaatgtgatgcattacttccatcattcattcttcTTGCTAAAACGAAATGTGAGAAACTATCAGCAGTCATGTAGCCTAGCTTAGTTTGCCTAATGCCTACCaaaaaatagtagcctatgctacGTGATAACGGATTTCTTGTCTGCAAGCTAtctgattatttaggctaaaTGTGGCAAACTCAGTCTGGATTTATGaagattttaattaatttcataaaACGTGATGATGATCATTCGTTTGTTATACATCACAAACTCTGCTTTTCCAACGTTGAGTAGTCTCACCCAACAACCGACAATCTCACCCAACAACCGACAATCTCCTTATAATGCGGAAGTAATCTTGCTAcagcaccgctgtagcaggcagctcactgcgtcgggattagtatgtgcttcacctcactgtgtgttcactgagtgctgagtgtgtttcactaattcacggattgggataaatgcagagaccaaatttggGGGTGTTGGGTCCCAAAgtttgtcccaaactttgagaagATCAATACTctacgcattaactgaatcttatcaatctTGAAACCCGAACTGcaatgttccaaacagagtgactgtaggatgcaatgcctaatctcTGCTTAGAACAGAGTGCgcctattactgttaaacacctgaaaaatattaagctgctgttttctcttcatgacgagcactacgcttgaatgatttatgactgaatggaatgTTGCATTTTTAAGCGGCAGAACTTCTTATCATgttgtgacaaagtttacaccaatcatcatcctCTAATGTATCCTTGTGTTGAGATGtacattctctttgccctaaacataggctatcatttgtgtgcGAAGCGTGTTTctattaagacagtacacaagctatttttattgttgtaatattgaatgatttcatgaataaagcgTTGAAAAATTgatacgcacagtgcgtacaggattaTGGCTGGTGGCGCCACTGGCCTTGGGTGTAAGATAGGAACAAGACTTGCGTCACGCTTGACGACACGTTGCGCCAGAAGTAAGATAGAGCACAGAATTTTTGTTTGTGCCCAGCTGccccaccacacaaacacacagagagacacacacagagacagaaacacaataacacaaaaaatctgtttgctcAGTCCAGTGACTTGACTGACCATTTATATTAAGATTGCAAGTGTATTAAGCATGCAAAACTATGTTGTCTTTTACAATGTATCCTGGAATGTAGGCTTacttatttaatataatatgaaacaatgtataaaaaaacacacaacttcTGTGTTGTGATGCAattatttagatagatagatagatagatagatagatagatagatagatagatagatagatagatagatactttgatccccaaggggaaattcaaaattTCAGGGATAAAATGCGCATTTGACTAGTCTATAGTACTGATGGTAATGATTCACCAGTTTTAGTGTTTAAAAATATCCTAGCGTTTAATGCATATATCTCCCTGATAACCAATTCTTAAGGATTTTGTGCAAACAAATTTGTACGAGTCCTGTAAATATTGTTGCTCTGTTGGTCCCTTTGCTTAACGTGTCTTGCAATAGCTCCTGCCCCTGCACCAACAGCCATTAATGCACCACCTCCAATGAGTGCTGCTGGTAGAATCACAGCCTCTGCCACTACTCCAACCACTACCCCTCCAGCTACTGCTGCTCCAACTCCTACTCCTGTGGCTGCTTTAAGGGCTATGTCTTTTGCTTTTTCAAGTCTCTTGGCAAAAACTGTTTCTTTCTCAGCCTCCTTGAATGAAGCCTCAGAGTACTTTTCACACTTTTCATTGTTTGCCTCCAGCATGCTTTCAATCTTCTTCATCAGATTTTCAACCAGGGTACTGGATGTGTCTTTATTGTTAAAGGCATGGTACTTCCCATCAAACCTCTCAACTATCATTTTAATTCTAGCACTTTTTTCAATGTATTCCTCTAAAGTTTGGTCTTCAAGACAGTCAAAATGGGTAAAGAGTATGATTGAATTATTAATTGCCCCCTCTCCAAAATGGTCAACAATCCAATTCACTGTATTCATGTCTTCAGCTGTGAATGCCCCTTTCAAACTTATCACCAAAAGGAAAATGCGAGGACCAGGAACTAACATCATTTTTTTCAATTCATTTTCTAATTCCTCAGCAGTGGAAATAGTGTCATGAACACCTGGTGTGTCAATAACTGAGACCGATTTGCGCCTATACTGGAACTTCTCTTCCCTGCACTCCCTTGTTACAGATTCAGCAGAATTCTTCGATACAAATGCCTTCCTCCCCAGAATGGTGTTTCCTGTTGCACTTTTTCCTTCTGAAGTCTTCCCCACCAGCACAATCTTTAGGTCATCAAGGGTCACTGGCTCTGTCAGCattcaaatataaaataattacatGTCAACACCATTATTATAGTCCATCAAACTAAATTTTACTTTATACATATAAATGTACTTGTAAGTAttttaaatcaaatcaaatcaaaacatcatcatcatcatcacagagTATTTTGCCATCTTGTAATAACCATTTAAGTTCTATGGCAAATAGAAcacaacatttttttctttcagacaTTCACATATCTCACTATGGGGAGAACCTCGGGTGGGATACACCACAGAGGCACCTATTGCACCACGTCTGTCTGAAAGACAAACTGCAGCATACTGTAGTGGCTGAAGTCCTATATGTCACACTACATATACAGCCTACTTAGCTTTACATCAGAGTTTTATTGTGCTGTGCGCCCACCTATTTGGTTCCTCCAAGTGAGCAGATCAAAATGAATTCACACCGAGTCCAGAAGGAGAAGCTGACCCTAATCCAACATCTGCTGTATACTGTACTTTGAGAATGGGCTTCTCCTTCATGGATGTGCTGactatattaatattttatgtataagtgtgcttgctgaaaGCGGCACagtattgttcttcttaagtctTCTTCTTGTTATTCCTATCTGCCTAATTTTTGGCCAGCCAAtttttggcacacacacatgcacacattcacacacacataaacacacacatgcacccacactcaaacacacacaaatataaatgcatgcacacgcacacacatgcatgcacacacacacacacacacacacacacacacacacacacacacacacacacacacaaactgactgtGGTGCATACTAGCACATTTAGCAGTtaacttattgaacaaatttgtCTGGATGAGACtcctaaaaaataataagtcaAACTATAATtcaattaagtcaaaatgagaGAGTGCTAGCCTAAGTATTTTTATGCTTAAAACATTACCAAATAGATTTAGAtataaaatagaatagaatagaattagAATATTAATACCACTTAGTTAGATAAGGTATGTCtactacaacaacaaaacagacacaACTTACCATAATTTCCAGTGATTAGTTGACTATACCTGTTTTGACCAATTAAAGGGGCTGGAAGGAGAATGTTACAAATTGAGATGCATGTATTGAATAATTTAACAGAACATATACAGTAGCACTGCACTAAATGTGCTCCTCCACGGCAAAACTCAAAGATACAGACCCTTTCCATCCGTTTCTAAAGGGTTTCCGGTTAAATGTTCAAAACCACAGATACTGACACTCACAAAtgttatattttgtttatgttggttggtacagtacacacaaaagcagaattaagacatccaagataacaGATAAAGTGAGGCTTTGTCTACAGGGGCGGTTCTAGGGGTGGGGCCACAGGGGCCCTGGCCCCACTTGAAATCTCATTGGCCCCTCAATGGCCCCTGTGCCGGTCTGTGCACGAAAAAAAGATCACATTTGGCTAACCAGAAAAGTCTCTAATCTGCTAGTCTGCTAATGTGAAGAACACATTTGGCTAAGGAAAGTATCAGCTAACTAACGTGAGGAACTGATCAATGGCAGCGTTGTgatattttgtttatgttggTTGGTACAgtacatctgaggggtatttcacaaaagcattgtctggtcatcctagctcaacagGTTTCATTAACCTCagtccaggatgagtaggagtgactatgtcaagccaggtgtaagtaattcaaGATATTTGCACATTTTAGTTTTTTCCTCAAAAGAACCCatggttggaataaaaaaagatgCAGAAAAATAGTGTTATttacacaaagtggcaaacagcTTTTCAAATAGACTAATAAGGAAGAtaagttttccttttttttgaaTGGAGAAACATGGctgtttctgtaaaacagcaagaGTGGACCAACTGAATGCATATTTCCGTATGCACCCATGAGTGAGTGCTTCCTCATCCAGGCAAGCAATGTTATTAAGAAAAGAGCACAAGAAACACATATACTATAGATGATCACCGAAATCATTGAAAACACCCTCCATTTTTCAATCATCAAATGTCCATCAACAAAAGAAGCAACAATAAAATGATAACCCTGTCATTATGTAGACTatctgtggtgttttgcaaGCAAATAAATA
This window of the Alosa alosa isolate M-15738 ecotype Scorff River chromosome 7, AALO_Geno_1.1, whole genome shotgun sequence genome carries:
- the LOC125298462 gene encoding GTPase IMAP family member 9-like, whose product is MSGDRAPLIGQNRYSQLITGNYEPVTLDDLKIVLVGKTSEGKSATGNTILGRKAFVSKNSAESVTRECREEKFQYRRKSVSVIDTPGVHDTISTAEELENELKKMMLVPGPRIFLLVISLKGAFTAEDMNTVNWIVDHFGEGAINNSIILFTHFDCLEDQTLEEYIEKSARIKMIVERFDGKYHAFNNKDTSSTLVENLMKKIESMLEANNEKCEKYSEASFKEAEKETVFAKRLEKAKDIALKAATGVGVGAAVAGGVVVGVVAEAVILPAALIGGGALMAVGAGAGAIARHVKQRDQQSNNIYRTRTNLFAQNP